AGAATGAACGTTCTATATACAATTAACCAAGATAATTGAATACTGTTAGTCCTTTCGGGCGGATATTTTAGCCCATATCTAGCTAATTACTATAACCTATCAATACCCACTATGAAGAAAATTTTTACTCTTTTGCTGATGGCCGTTTTTGGATCACTGCAGGGGCAGGTTGTTATCGGATTTGATAATCTGAGAGCCGATCTGTCTACTGGCGTTATTAATGGTTTGGACGCAACTGATCCAAATGTTACCATAGGATTGGATGCTACAGGTAATGACCTTCTCTATTCCTTTAGTTTTGCCAATCAGGATTTGGATGACGGTGGCTTATCGAACGACACTTTGACATGGGATTTACGGGTTGAGGGCTGGATTGGCTCTACATTTAGTTTGGTTGGAGATGGAACCTCATCCGTCACAGCGCTCGGAACCACGGCCGATGTAGGGGCCGTTAATGATGAATTTGGGTTGCAAGGGAACACCAGTGGCACAGACACTACTGCGCGCTATTTGCAGCCTGGCGATACTTTGCGTTTCACAATTGAAAATGTGGTTTTGAGCACTGATATTTCCGCATCTATCGCGTTTGACGGCTTTGATGCGGCATGGTTTACTACGGGCGACTATATTCTTGGAACGGGTAGCAACCTCCCGATTTTAAGCGCAGGTGCAAATGGTGGCGCTTCGATCCCAGGCACTCCTGAGGTGTTTGTTCTAACAGCGACGACTATTAATGATCGCATTCGTGATTTGGATGGTCAGTTCACTGTTACTGCCGTCCCGGAACCAAGTGTTTTTGCCCTCATCTCTGGGTTCTTTGCTGTTACATTTGTAGCGCTTCGCCGCCGTTAAGTGTACGCTGGCCAGGTTAATGGAATCTTGAACTCCACACCGACAACGGTGTGGAGTTTCTTTTATTCAGATTCCGTGAAGGCTTAAATCGTTAGAAGCCCTTTTGGAGAATAAAATCGTCCGATATAGAACGAATATTCTATATACATTCGCAGCTACTTCTGGCAAAAGAATACTATCAACAGCTGGCTGTTAACCCTATTGCGTTTTTTGGCGGATGATTGATGGGCTGCTTTTGAAACCAAAGGAAATCACAGCTCTTAGGTGTGTGAGTTTAAACCAATAGTATCGTTTATATATCCTAATATTTTACCCTATGAAAATGCTTCGTTACGCTTTCTATTTGTTTTTCTTTGTGAGCATGCTGCAAGCACGCCCGGAAAAGCCGAATTTTGTCTTAATTCTAGCAGACGATCTTGGTTGGCAAGATCTGAAGTGCTATGATACAGAGGCACCGTTCTCAGTGTTTGAATCGCCCAACCTTGATGCTTTGGCGGCAGATGGTATTCTATTTCGTCAAGGGTATGCGCCAGCGCCTACATGTGCGCCGAGTCGCAGTGGTATTATGAGTGGGCGTTTTCCTGCGCGTGTTGATAATACGCATGTCATCGGGGGGGAGGTTCCCAAGCCTCATAATAATAACAGCAGCCGGATTATGGATCCCTATTATAGTGCTCGTCTGGAATTGGAAGAAATTACCATTCCAGAAGCTTTGGCACCACATGGGTACTACAGCGGCCACTTCGGCAAGTGGCATATGGCCGTAGGCCATAACGCAGAACCTGGGGCTCTATCACAGGGCTTCGACGTGACAAGCAACACTCGTGGAGTGCATCGGGCAATGACGGACCGGCTTAGTGGTTTTGCGACGACTGACCCGGCTGATCCGTATCAACTTGATGCTAATGGATTTGCTTACGATCAGTTGACGGAAGATGCGATTGGTTTCCTTCAGGATGCGACTACAAATGCTGATCCGTTCTTTTGCTATTATGCGTCATGGCTGGTGCATGTTCCAATTCAGGTCAGGACGGAAAGCCTGCTGCAAAAATACGCGGGACTGATGGGCTATAGCTATCCTCTTAGTGGCAGTGAGATTTTTGCAGAAGGGCAGAATAATCCTTACTATGCAGCTATGGTTGAAACTTTGGATTATAACGTCGGCCGTATAGTGGATTACTTGAAAAACACAGACGACCCTCGCTGGCCTGGGCATAAGTTGATCGAAAATACCTACATCATCTTTACCTCGGATAATGGAGGGAAAGAAGTGACGGGCACCGAGGGGATTACAGACAATTTTCCATTGGACAAAGGAAAAACGCATGCTGAAGAAGGTGGAATTAGGGTTCCTTTCATTGTAGCAGGTGGGGAAATTCCATCAGGCATCACTAGTGAAGTGATGATCAATGGATTGGATATTTATCCTACTATTCTATCACTTGCAGGTCTCCCTCTTCCGGGACGATTGGACGGGGTTGATCTGTCCGACCTCTTGCTGAGCGATGCGCAGGATCCAACTCTTGTGAAAAACCCGGATCAGAGTGAACGCGATACAATGTATTGGCATTATCCTCATCGCACTGCCTTCCATAGTGTTATCCGCAAGGGGGGATATAAGCTCTTTAAGGAGTATGACTATTTGGATAATCCCGCGATTGATCCGTATCGACTCTATGAACTCTATGATACCAATGACGTTCGAACAGATATCGAAGAGATGAATGATATAAACGCTTCTGAAGCGGTACTCGTTCAAACACTCTCGACGGAGTTGGAGACATGGCTTAGCGATGTGAATGCAAGTGTGCCGCACTACAATCCGAATTATACTGGCACACTTACGAACAAGGGGAATGTCCCTCAGGTTCTTGCCTCTGGAGATTCAAACAGCGTCGCGTGGGTTACGTTTGAAACCGATAAGGCAGAAGTCGTTAAAATTGAACTGATCTATACACTTGATGGTGGGCACGATGAAGAGGAGTGGTTCGATTTGGATGTTCCTTTCATATTTGCCGATGGAACTGCATCAATTCCGGTTCCCGCTGGAACGACTCATTACGTCTTCAACTTAATCGATGAAAATAATTTCTTGGTTAGCTCGGTGAATGTAGGAGAAATTGCATCAAACACGGGGGGTGATTCGACACGAGTTCCAGCCTACTTTGATGAACCAAGTGAGACGGCGACGATCCAGTATTTCGGAACGACACTGCCAACGAGTAGTG
This region of Oceanipulchritudo coccoides genomic DNA includes:
- a CDS encoding sulfatase, with amino-acid sequence MKMLRYAFYLFFFVSMLQARPEKPNFVLILADDLGWQDLKCYDTEAPFSVFESPNLDALAADGILFRQGYAPAPTCAPSRSGIMSGRFPARVDNTHVIGGEVPKPHNNNSSRIMDPYYSARLELEEITIPEALAPHGYYSGHFGKWHMAVGHNAEPGALSQGFDVTSNTRGVHRAMTDRLSGFATTDPADPYQLDANGFAYDQLTEDAIGFLQDATTNADPFFCYYASWLVHVPIQVRTESLLQKYAGLMGYSYPLSGSEIFAEGQNNPYYAAMVETLDYNVGRIVDYLKNTDDPRWPGHKLIENTYIIFTSDNGGKEVTGTEGITDNFPLDKGKTHAEEGGIRVPFIVAGGEIPSGITSEVMINGLDIYPTILSLAGLPLPGRLDGVDLSDLLLSDAQDPTLVKNPDQSERDTMYWHYPHRTAFHSVIRKGGYKLFKEYDYLDNPAIDPYRLYELYDTNDVRTDIEEMNDINASEAVLVQTLSTELETWLSDVNASVPHYNPNYTGTLTNKGNVPQVLASGDSNSVAWVTFETDKAEVVKIELIYTLDGGHDEEEWFDLDVPFIFADGTASIPVPAGTTHYVFNLIDENNFLVSSVNVGEIASNTGGDSTRVPAYFDEPSETATIQYFGTTLPTSSVVMSQAHSELNGAPVNNDGGDPIQSSGQTFTLTKTTELTALTLQVAKNYTFSAGSKKMLLWIGEYGGATTETLVYEWIDFDALSFTALEYYTINFQDTIFTPGKYAFQLTWSEYGAEHDITWRRANGSGDLAGGERLYESEVAPGVVSVPFASPAADDVKDLVFALHGQTINYLNGFTAWGVSKSLPVGQDGAEDDPDRDGFKNLLEYSFGTDPMSFTAANYWSIGTDPEGASWDLQYTYLRRKDAASRGLTYEVQRSTDLSIDSWSSQWVTETAVSSVDSEFESVTTRVEGSDSVFVRMKITGNE